From the Silurus meridionalis isolate SWU-2019-XX chromosome 5, ASM1480568v1, whole genome shotgun sequence genome, one window contains:
- the cep290 gene encoding centrosomal protein of 290 kDa isoform X3, translating into MPPAADWPFIMRVDPDNMGNDEKKICDMILKIHSKDLKENEWKRTVHLFKIFQRLLEVKLSELSCVDDVMQNAGQEQARIEKLLKTKISELEAELEMSAGWRDTRFLRDEIRQMESQLDHKDKEVNQLTQDIEKAKYDIEKMTQRADEAEKENRKLKRELKQAKKKMEQLQQDVGFYRKELEQKDSHQSRDEKMEAQKKLNKANQLAEQYWDNWQRSEDENSHLKGELENLQKSLEESVREMEKMTDEYNKMKVAVQQADGFMDQLRRERDQATLQVRELTQQIQARAEEDDPVMAAVNAKVEEWRSVLSGKDGEILEYQQMIRELREKLKATQMDSDKSNIIALQQAVQERDRQIKLLTERMEQYTGEMEKNASLIEELKKPLKNDKGSSSQQRKLDELKTKLQAAERRVEQAERSAHLAESDAQRKDQELSETLSHIRLYESGTDGLVAAVAEIKESKNQIRIRDREIESMTKEINQLELKINDLLDENEELRGRLGLNQEEEVDLTEFRRSKVLKQRQYRAENQVLLKEIERLEEERLELKQRIRALVKDKGTAVNSSSLLDDETVEKPSRSIRESPTLRPSNEDGLKRKNDLLQKDLASREKELEVTRAEATRFKAKLNEMLKENQQLEQGMKEILQAIQEAQSKAPAQTAISVPSLERLVSALEMKHSEGKGDVIAHLRAQLDQLTGRNEELRQQMKAAREEAANTLTQLMKANEKVSRLASEVEAVSQSAGTAVAPKPLFLPEEMPPTSVQLINSLNEYVIQVLQELKNKEDTSKQHALALEEYKRKFAITRHQQGLLYKEYQSEKEAWRKEKECFTEWKVKMEEQKEQDAVKIQEYNLWLEALQQDPSEIRRQVAEAARKTTLLRVNERSLTRRYTTLMEQEQHLRKENNKLKDDSVQMEAAVTERIGYLQRFKEMAAFKMATLQRALDDSVLSSELERANKQYNELTMKYRDLLQKDNHLIQRTTTLEHLESENVSLQEHISSLNKELEITKEKLHTMEQAWEHIEATGGEGGMDKATKALANSEILSVSKRITTLEMKELNERQRAEHAQKMYEHMRSSLKQVEERNFELEAKFAEMAKQNMEAQRIERELRDELADSVSKEISDADRRRISELEKSEAELRIEVSKLREVSDVAKMQVFALEARQQSREKEVECFRRQILDFQSQSDEKALIAKLHQHIVALQLSETAAVSRVEAYTGRFRHLEAQRLRVEQQLNAQQQALWQTRQEGRQRARHLRQALHALRRRFSGALPLSQQEKFSSTMLQMQEDRARAREEARRAQEERRAAEGKAQELELQLKGLEELTATLKDVKGAQKVTEWHKKLEEVRLQDLRKNRELVARREEIKYLKNMVAEQERSISSLEEELVQQSNLFEEQHLSWDQREVELERQLDIYEKQQNQIIGSAQKFEEATGSLPDPNQPLAHQLDHALSKMKEQVRTILVIQATCKTLEETLKEKEAALWRSEQNVLSRDRVINELRLRLPAAAEREKLLADLSRQDDTGSRHALKIAHQTIGNLQSLLDQKEEVLKKYQNLLARARQEQEELSKKHEQEVKNLHQELDLHTDLSLDRFRQTTVELIRKPTLDVPTTKQMERLAEMEQMVAEQDTSLSSLMHKLRVLSGELERQRHVTASHAKEHAEQTARLEERHASQIKAMSRESEELRSQLSQMEKELQYLNTELEAQREANVRSPSNTMKNLVERLKAQLALKEKQLKALSKAMLEFRAQMTSQAEQQIIANAAQKEEVLNVQQIVDKHTKELKTRVKELNDELQTCKEKVKAGKSRESSLKEELENLNHELQKNQKIESRLQSEKHDLEEQLDELKQKVKRLSSGLQGQGKGEGPLVEALQKKIRRLESDLDRKNVPEPAEKKTAVKEDRPNKEELVRWEEGKKWQARMEKVRNLLKDKEKETESLSKQLATSKELYGRLEQEKLGLQRKLKSRGVTVDQVVGTRATFEADHEIEELKKRNRELEEQIKIIKQQQALPRDSAMEDMNIRNRYLEERLHSLESQLVKEPLSRPSTSGRGSAGTQTQREHELQKENLKLSSENLELRLQLEQANKDLPRLKAQVSDLKEMCDALKKEKGEVERKLGNIRGSAQSGRSGKTAPELEKTIMLMKRVVERVQRENETLKKSSGTAIREQLTALQHEHEKLKAEYHRTKGASQQTSKLESQAEGMEKIVTENERLRRDIRKESEASEKLRVEKSSLEVRIEKLKLELEASNQKLLLAQAKGPSSDGADSKTWKSKVVTRLFENKMKALEDEVSKKNTSLNELKLQLAESREKEQTSRQTATQLNEQVELLKNIPSDDLAKEFKSIRLANFQLEKQKLHLLEQIQKYEEKFGTDLDGPGNKDLQAQVKTLSAEKSQLQDEVGRMTKELANFDPTFFEELEDLKFNYNVEVKKNIILEEQLKKMSERFGVEVDIPTDTSLLS; encoded by the exons ATGCCCCCAGCAGCAGACTGGCCCTTCATCATGAGGGTCGACCCTGACAATATGGGAAATGATGAAAAGAAGATCTGCGACATGATTCTGAAG ATTCACTCAAAAGACCTGAAGGAGAACGAGTGGAAGAGAACGGTGCACCTGTTCAAAATCTTCCAGCGTTTACTCGAG GTCAAGCTGTCGGAACTCTCCTGTGTGGACGACGTCATGCAAAATGCCGGCCAGGAGCAGGCGAGAATAG AAAAGCTGCTGAAAACCAAGATCTCTGAGctggaggcagagctggag ATGTCTGCGGGGTGGAGAGACACGCGCTTCCTCCGGGATGAAATCCGCCAGATGGAGAGTCAGTTGGATCACAAGGATAAGGAGGTTAACCAGCTCACTCAGGACATCGAAAAGGCCAAGTACGACATCGAGAAG ATGACACAGCGAGCAGATGAggctgaaaaagaaaacagaaaactgaaaagagag TTAAAACAGGCAAAAAAGAAG ATGGAGCAGCTCCAGCAGGACGTGGGGTTCTACAGGAAGGAGCTGGAGCAGAAGGACTCGCACCAGAGCCGAGACGAGAAGATGGAGGCCCAGAAGAAACTCAACAAAGCCAACCAGCTGGCCGAGCAGTACTGGGACAACTGGCAG CGCTCCGAGGACGAGAACTCGCACCTGAAGGGCGAACTGGAGAACCTGCAGAAGAGCCTGGAGGAGTCTGTAAGGGAGATGGAGAAGATGACGGACGAGTACAATAAGATGAAGGTGGCCGTGCAGCAGGCGGATGGCTTCATGGACCAGCTGAGGAGAGAGCGAGATCAGGCCACACTTCAG gtcagaGAGCTGACACAGCAGATTCAGGCTCGGGCCGAGGAGGACGATCCAGTGATGGCTGCAGTCAATGCTAAAGTAGAGGAGTggagg agcgtgCTATCAGGGAAAGATGGCGAAATCCTGGAGTACCAGCAGATGATCCGGGAGCTGAGAGAGAAGCTAAAGGCGACTCAGATGGATTCGGACAAAAGCAACATCATCGCTTTGCAGCAG GCAGTGCAAGAGAGAGACCGGCAGATCAAGCTGCTGACTGAGCGAATGGAGCAGTACACGGGCGAAATGGAGAAGAACGCTTCACTCATCGAGGAGCTCAAGAAGCCACTTAAAAATGACAAAG GCTCTAGCTCACAGCAGAGGAAACTGGACGAGCTGAAAACCAAACTGCAGGCTGCGGAGCGGAGAGTGGAGCAGGCTGAACGCTCCGCCCATCTCGCCGAGTCTGACGCCCAGCGCAAAGACCAGGAGCTGAGCGAAACTTTGAGTCACATACGACTTTACGAGTCT GGCACAGACGGCTTGGTTGCCGCCGTAGCCGAGATCAAAGAAAGCAAAAACCAGATCAGGATCCGCGATCGAGAAATAGAATCCATGACCAAGGAAATAAACCAACTGGAGCTGAAGATCAACGACCTTCTGGACGAGAACGAGGAGTTGAGAGGGCGCCTGG gtTTAAATCAGGAAGAAGAAGTGGATTTGACCGAGTTCAGGAGATCAAAGGTGTTGAAACAAAGGCAGTACAGAGCGGAGAACCAGGTTCTGCTAAAGGAG ATTGAGCGTCTCGAGGAGGAAAGGCTAGAGCTCAAACAGCGTATCCGTGCCCTGGTGAAGGACAAAG GTACCGCTGTAAACAGTAGTTCACTACTCGACGATGAAACTGTTGAGAAACCCAGCAGGTCCATCAGGGAAAGCCCAACCCTCAGACCATCCAATGAGGATGGACTCAAGCGTAAA AATGATCTCCTGCAGAAGGACCTGGCgagcagagagaaagagttggAGGTGACGCGAGCAGAAGCCACACGGTTTAAAGCCAAGC TGAATGAGATGCTGAAGGAGAACCAGCAGCTGGAGCAGGGAATGAAGGAGATCTTGCAGGCCATCCAGGAAGCACAGAGCAAAGCTCCTGCTCAGACGGCCATCAGCGTCCCCAGCCTGGAGAGACTCGTCAGC GCTTTAGAGATGAAGCACTCGGAGGGGAAGGGTGATGTAATTGCACACCTGAGAGCACAGCTGGATCAGCTGACCGGCAGGAACGAGGAACTGAGGCAGCAGATGAAGGCAGCTCGAGAAGAGGCAGCCAACACACTGACTCAGCTAATGAAGGCTAATGAAAAG GTCTCACGTTTGGCGAGCGAAGTTGAGGCTGTGAGCCAATCAGCAGGTACAGCTGTAGCTCCAAAACCTCTTTTTCTGCCTGAAGAAATGCCACCAACTAGCGTGCAGCTCATTAACTCTCTGAACGAGTACGTGATCCAGGTGCTCCAG gagttaaaaaataaagaagataCGAGCAAGCAGCACGCTCTGGCTCTGGAGGAGTACAAGAGGAAATTCGCCATCACGCGACATCAACAGGGACTGCTTTACAAAGAGTACCAGAG TGAGAAGGAAGCCTGGAGAAAGGAGAAAGAGTGTTTCACAGAGTGGAAAGTCAAAatggaggagcagaaggagcAGGACGCGGTGAAGATCCAGGAATATAAT CTCTGGCTGGAAGCTCTGCAGCAGGACCCGAGTGAGATCAGGAGGCAAGTGGCCGAGGCAGCCCGTAAAACCACCTTGCTGCGAGTGAACGAAAGGTCTCTGACCCGTCGCTACACCACCCTGATGGAGCAGGAGCAGCATCTGAGGAAGGAGAACAACAAGCTGAAGGACGACTCCGTCCAAATGGAAGCTGCCGTGACCGAGAGAATCGGCTATCTACAGAGGTTCAAG GAGATGGCTGCGTTCAAAATGGCGACACTCCAGAGAGCGCTCGATGACAGCGTCCTGTCCTCAGAGCTGGAGCGAGCGAACAAACAGTACAACGAGCTCACCATGAAATACAGAGACCTGCTCCAGAAAGACAACCACCTGATCCAGAGAACCACCACGCTGGAACATTTGGAG AGTGAGAACGTCTCCCTCCAAGAACACATCAGTTCCCTCAACAAGGAGCTTGAGATTACCAAGGAGAAGCTGCACACGATGGAGCAGGCGTGGGAGCACATCGAAGCCACTG gaggaGAAGGTGGTATGGATAAAGCCACGAAGGCCCTGGCGAACAGCGAGATCCTGTCTGTGTCTAAGCGCATCACCACGCTGGAGATGAAGGAGCTGAACGAGAGGCAGCGCGCCGAGCATGCTCAGAAGATGTACGAGCACATGAGAAGCTCCCTCAAACAGGTGGAGGAGCGGAACTTCGAGCTGGAGGCCAAGTTTGCAGAG ATGGCAAAGCAGAACATGGAGGCGCAGAGGATTGAGCGTGAGTTACGGGACGAGCTGGCCGACAGCGTCAGCAAAGAAATCAGCGACGCCGACCGGCGCCGAATCTCGGAGCTGGAGAAAAGCGAAGCCGAGCTCAGGATCGAGGTTTCCAA GTTGCGGGAGGTTTCAGACGTAGCAAAAATGCAGGTGTTCGCTCTGGAGGCCAGGCAGCAATCCAGGGAAAAGGAGGTGGAGTGTTTTAGGAGGCAGATTCTGGACTTTCAG TCTCAGAGTGATGAGAAGGCCCTCATCGCCAAGCTCCATCAGCACATCGTGGCTCTGCAGCTCAGCGAGACGGCGGCCGTGAGCAGGGTGGAGGCCTACACCGGCCGCTTTCGCCACCTGGAGGCTCAGAGGCTGAGGGTGGAGCAGCAGCTGAACGCACAGCAGCAGGCGCTCTGGCAGACGAGGCAGGAGGGGCGTCAGCGAGCCCGACACCTCCGCCAGGCCCTGCACGCTTTGCGCAGACGCTTCTCCGGAGCGCTCCCTCTGAGCCAGCAGGAGAAGTTCTCCAGCACCATGCTGCAGATGCAGGAGGACAGGGCGAGGGCGCGGGAGGAGGCACGCCGAGCGCAGGAGGAACGCCGCGCTGCCGAGGGGAAAGCGCAGGAGCTGGAACTCCAACTGAAGGGTCTGGAAGAGCTCACTGCCACTCTGAAGGATGTTAAAGGAGCTCAGAAG GTGACTGAGTGGCATAAGAAGCTGGAGGAGGTTCGCCTGCAGGACCTGAGGAAGAACAGAGAACTGGTGGCGCGGCGGGAGGAGATCAAGTACCTGAAGAACATGGTGGCTGAGCAGGAACGCTCCATCAGCAGTTTGGAGGAGGAACTTGTCCAGCAGAGCAAT ctgTTCGAGGAGCAGCATCTCTCATGGGATCAGagagaggtggagctggagcgACAGTTGGACATCTACGAGAAACAGCAGAACCAAATCATCGGATCTGCTCAGAAG TTTGAAGAAGCCACAGGTTCTCTGCCAGACCCTAACCAGCCATTGGCTCATCAGCTGGACCATGCTCTGAGCAAAATGAAGGAGCAAGTTCGCACCATCCTGGTGATCCAAGCCACCTGCAAAACTCTGGAGGAG ACGCTGAAGGAGAAGGAGGCGGCGCTGTGGAGGTCCGAGCAGAACGTCCTGTCGCGCGATCGCGTCATTAACGAGCTCCGCCTCCGTCTCCCCGCCGCCGCCGAGAGGGAAAAACTCCTCGCCGACTTGAGCAGGCAGGACGACACGGGCAGCCGACACGCCCTGAAGATCGCTCACCAGACCATCGGCAACCTGCAGAGTCTCCTCGATCAGAAAGAGGAGGTCCTCAAGAAGTATCAGAACCTTCTGGCCAGGGCTAGACAG gaacaggaagaaTTATCCAAAAAGCACGAGCAGGAAGTGAAGAACCTGCACCAAGAGCTGGACCTTCACACGGATTTGTCCCTGGACCGCTTCAGACAGACGACTGTG GAGCTGATAAGGAAGCCCACCCTGGACGTCCCGACCACGAAGCAGATGGAACGTCTGGCTGAAATGGAGCAGATGGTGGCGGAGCAGGACACGTCTCTATCTTCGCTAATGCACAAGCTGAGGGTGCTGAGCGGCGAGCTGGAGCGGCAGAGACACGTCACGGCGTCTCACGCCAAAGAGCACGCAGAGCAAACAGCCAG ActtgaggaaagacatgcatcTCAAATAAAGGCCATGTCGAGGGAATCCGAGGAGCTGAGATCCCAGCTGTCCCAGATGGAGAAAGAGCTGCAGTACCTCAACACCGAGCTGGAGGCCCAGAGAGAGGCCAACGTTCGCTCGCCGAGCAACACCATGAAGAACCTGGTTGAGCGTCTGAAGGCCCAGCTGGCCCTCAAAGAGAAGCAGTTGAAG GCTCTCAGCAAAGCCATGCTCGAGTTTCGGGCACAGATGACGTCACAGGCGGAGCAACAGATCATCGCGAACGCGGCCCAGAAAGAAGAAGTGCTGAACGTTCAGCAGATCGTGGATAAGCACACCAAAGAGCTCAAG acccGTGTGAAGGAGCTGAACGACGAGCTGCAGACCTGCAAAGAGAAGGTGAAAGCTGGGAAAAGCAGAGAGAGCTCTCTAAAGGAGGAGCTGGAGAACCTGAACCACGAGCTGCAGAAGAACCAGAAGATCGAGAGCAGACTGCAGAGCGAGAAGCACGATCTGGAAGAACAGCTGGATGAGTTGAAGCAGAAAGTCAAGAGACTCAGCAGCGGCCTGCAG GGTCAGGGTAAAGGTGAAGGCCCTTTGGTAGAGGCTTTGCAGAAGAAGATCCGCAGGCTGGAGTCAGATCTAGACAGGAAGAATGTTCCCGAGCCAGCGGAGAAAAAGACGGCGGTGAAGGAGGACAGA CCTAATAAAGAAGAACTGGTGAGGTGGGAAGAAGGTAAGAAGTGGCAGGCGAGGATGGAGAAAGTCCGTAATCTTTTaaaagacaaagagaaggaGACGGAATCCCTTTCCAAACAACTGGCCACCTCGAAGGAGCTCTACGgaag ACTGGAGCAAGAGAAACTGGGCCTGCAGAGGAAGCTGAAGAGCCGCGGCGTGACGGTGGATCAGGTGGTGGGCACGCGAGCGACCTTCGAGGCCGACCACGAAATCGAGGAGCTGAAGAAGAGGAACCGTGAGCTGGAGGAACAGATTAAGATCATCAA GCAGCAGCAGGCTTTACCTCGAGATTCTGCGATGGAGGACATGAACATTAGGAACCGCTACCTGGAGGAGAGACTTCACTCTTTGGAAAGCCAGCTGGTAAAAGAGCCTCTCTCCAGGCCATCA ACGTCTGGCCGGGGCTCGGCAGGGACGCAGACGCAGAGGGAGCACGAGCTACAGAAAGAGAACCTCAAGCTCTCCAGCGAGAACCTGGAGCTACGCCTTCAGCTGGAGCAGGCTAACAAGGACCTGCCACGTCTAAAG GCTCAGGTGTCTGACCTCAAAGAAATGTGTGACGCTctaaaaaaggagaaaggagaagtggaaagGAAGCTGGGGAATATCCGTGGG TCAGCGCAGTCTGGACGAAGCGGAAAAACCGCCCCCGAGCTGGAGAAGACCATCATGCTGATGAAGAGGGTGGTGGAACGAGTGCAACGAGAGAACGAGACTCTGAAGAAGAGCTCGGGGACGGCGATCCGGGAGCAGCTCACTGCTCTGCAACACGAGCACGAGAAGCTCAAG GCCGAGTACCACAGGACGAAGGGGGCGAGTCAGCAGACCTCCAaactcgagtcacaggctgaaGGGATGGAGAAAATCGTGACGGAGAACGAGCGGCTGCGCAGGGACATCAGAAAG GAATCCGAAGCTTCAGAGAAGCTGCGAGTAGAGAAGAGCAGTCTGGAAGTAAGAATTGAGAAACTGAAGCTGGAGCTTGAAGCCTCCAACCAGAAGCTCCTACTGGCTCAGGCGAAGGGTCCGTCCTCAGACGGAGCAGACAGCAAGACCTGGAAATCTAAAGTTGTGACGAG GTTGTTTGAGAATAAAATGAAGGCCCTCGAGGACGAAGTCTCCAAGAAGAACACGAGTCTGAACGAGCTGAAACTTCAGCTCGCAGAATCCCGCGAGAAAGAGCAAA